gtctgggTTGTTTTGAAAACACAGTCCCAGCCACGTGTCTCTGGAGGTGGACAGCGAGGAGGACGAGACGGAGACAAGGATGCAGCCACCGCCGCTCGACGGTGACGCCGGCCCGGCTTGCGGTCGCAGCCTCTCGACCTCTTCGGCGTGCGAACCAGTCCCCAATGTAAAAATTAAgggaacaaaacaagaaaaagaagcgTTTTTGTGTCACAAAGGGACCATTTGAGAGGCTGATTTTGTTGCTGTCGCGATGCAGAAGCTGAGTGAGTCGGCAACGCGGCTGCGCTCCTATTCCTACTCGTCCGCCAAAATCCCATCGCGTCCCCCTCGCCTCGCCCGGGATGCCTGCAGCCCAGGTCAGTCAAAGTTGTTCAATTTGAGGTGCACGGACCgctaaatataaaaatagttcGACAAGTGAGGTACTGTACATTCATAAAATAGGacggaaatatatatatatggtgcaCTAGGGGTGTGAAGACATTAAATACGATGTAACTAGTTTTCTGTATTAGAATTGGGGGGGGAAATAAGATATAAAATGGTACATTAGAGGTgtataaacattaaatatgatgcAACTGGTGCATAAGAGATGTGTAGAATATTAGATATGATATAAATTTAGTACCATAAGGGGCATACATTGTAATGTAAATATGTGACATTCAAGGTAGAtacatttaatgtgtaaatatgacacATTTCTAATAtagtaatgtaaaataaaaataataattaatatgtaaaaatgaaagtgttttgaacatagtcctcagaactgtgaggccaacgctctaaccagttgcgccaccgcACTGCTGAATATACAcattagaaaatgtaaacttgGTACACCGGAAGTGCATGCAGTAAATGTGGTTCATTAAACGGGCATAAATTAAAATACCAAATGTACAATGTGTAACATTACTGTAAATGTGGTACATTTGCGTCGTATaaaacattcattattttttaaatctggtaCATTAGAGGTGTATGCATCAAGTTTGATGCATTgtaattcataatacaatttatagtAGTATAGAAATAATCGGGACATTCAGTTAAAGACACTCACTcccattgacggctttagatGTCAAATTTCCGTGTTAAGTGTGAGAGTTGGCTGGCGGTGAATGTGTTTTAAATATCATGTAAAAGTGTACATTATAAGTGTATCTATATTGAATGTGATGTAAATACTGGAGATTACAGATGTATGGAACATGAAATGTAGTATAGTCGAGGTGTATAGAAGTATAGGAAAGTGTGTGAGACCCGCTTGCCTGTGTCCCGCAGATGCCCCGCCCCACGGTGGCAGCCATAGCCGATCCCTCCTTCAGGCGCTCTCTCTGTCTATATCGCTCTCCCTGCTACACCCCGCTAGTAAGTAGAGGACATCGCGTGGCTCAAAACAGCTAAATGCTATTAGCATGTTTGGTCAAATTAAGTGTGCatgttaaattgatttttttttttctttattgcttgGTCGTATTGGATCAAGTGGCCAGATGCTTTGCATTTTCATGTATGATTAATGTAGCACTTTTCCAGTTTGCGCCACAGCATGTCTGTCGTCATGGCAGTAAGCAATAACAAATGACACGTAATTATAAATCACAGTTTTTGAGGGGCCGCTTATGAGCCAGCCGGCATCTTTGCCAGACCTGCACCACTCCTCCATTTACTGctgagaaatcttttttttttttggttgtgtaTCCACAGAGCAAAGAGCCTCAGAGTCGCAGTCCCACGAGAAGAGGTAACGTTTGGTTTCTGATTATGAAATTAATGTCACACTGATGTCACAACACCGCACTCGCGCCGACCTCAAAAACGACGACATTCACCAGCAGGGTgaagattttcattttcaggtgTTAAAAGAATACAGTATAGATATTGTACAATAGAACTAAATAAAACTGAGAAATACTTGATAGCTGCCTGTGTGGTTACTAAAAATTTGACTTTTGCGGTAAAATTTCATGGCAATTaccaatttcaaaacaaaacagaaatattaAAACTCCGTTTGAAGACACCTGACGCAGACACCCAATTtgtagaaaagaaaaacactaaaACTGACTTTTGGGGGCTAAAATGCCAGACAGGGTGAAGCTTTAAAACTAATATAAAGTAAAGCCACTCACCTCATGAAGATTTATGACATGGTCACGCAATTTAGAGGCAAACAATATTATTTTCACAGGAAGCATGCCTTGTCACCCTCTAAAGATGCCAAATGGGAGATGGGGAGACAAAGATGATTTGTTGTACTACAGGAAAAgtgtatttcattgttttcattgctatttttagaatttaaaaaatcttaTTGCATCTGGAAAATTCCTCTCTTCTGGCGTCTTATTGGTTAACGTGGCTAAATTACAGACGTGGATGCagttttttggaaaaatttgctttgctcCTTCCTGCCTTTCGTCTCTCACGTTCCACGgcaacagaccccccccccccccaaaaaaaaaaccaaacctgAGGGATCCTACGTGAAGTGTGTACGTGTGGTGTTGTCCGCAGGGAGTTTAGCTCCCGtcacaacgacgacgacgagcccGGTGCGGCGCCGGCGGGATCCCTCCGACATCTCACCTTATCCGAGTTCCTCAAAGAGTATGTCTTTGCGTTTATCCGAGCCTGAAACGCAGCACGAAAAGAAGaaactaactttttttgtgtatgttccCAACACTAATCTCAATTAACTTTCACAGCATAAAGCGTTTTTAGCCCAGTGATTCCCAACGACTGTACCAGAGCACTTAATAGTCCATTTTCACCTAATTGGTCCCAAAATTACTACTGACTACTACTTCTAatcatacatactatatatctCTGTTCATCTCTCTTTGTCACTGACATGTAGCGTCAAggagaacaattaaatgctcttgcGACGGATCACGGAGGACAAGTTCCCCctgaaataatcaaaataagagTGAACAGCAAACGTGCCATTTCCTTTTGtactatatttttaaatatgtgctTTGGATCAGTAAAAGTTGGGAAACACTAGGCTAGCACTTTGGTTTGGAGACTAACCTTCACTTCAAGAAGACCGTCAAAGCTAACACGGGTGTGGGCTTTTGTCTGTTGGATTTCTTTGTTGGTGCTAAAGTAAAGCTAAGCGTTGATCTTTACCGGAGAACAGGATTGAAGAGGAGCAGCCTGACGTGTCCGGCGTCCCGACCAAGGCCGATTCGGACAAGTACAAAGTCATTCGCACCTTCAGTTTCCTCAAAAGCAAGATGTCCAGTACGCGCAACAAGACCAAGGTAGCCCCCGTGCGTCTTAAGCATTAGCTTTAGCCAGCTAACAGGACCGCGGCGTGTCCCTTTGACAGTCACagctagcattagctttagcAGTCTAAGACCACCACACGGCAACTCCACTTTACAATCTCAGTTGGTGTCGTTTTGTACAcaaataaagacaagataagGAAAAGAGTCCTGCTGGGATTAAATCatcttcttttgtcttttgttatCTTTTTAGGGCAAAGGGAAGGACCAAGATAGTAAggacagacaaacaaccgctGAGCACTTTTTCACCACCTCCTGTGTATCTCCCACCACCACGTGCATGGTGTGCGACAAGCCGGTGTTCGGGAAGGACCTTCTGCATTGCGAAGGTGGGCCGCACTCCCGAGACGTTCCTTTCGCACGTCTCCCTCCTTTATCCAACATTCGCTTCTCCCTCTCAGCCTGCGCCGCCACAGTCCACAAGGCCTGCAAGGAGTCGATCCCGCCGTGTTTTAAAGTGAGCGCCGCGCTATTCCTCGGGCAGCGTGCGACGACGCACACTCTCACGAGCTTCCTTGTTTTGTGCGGCTGCAGAAGCTCCAGGAGAAGAACGCGCTGATCTCGGCGAAGAGCAGGACGGCGTCCCTCCCGCAGAGTGAGTCCGTGACCTCGACGTACAACTCATCTCAGACTTAAATGACCAATTCCGGGACTCGGGTTGCGTAAAACTTACAAAAGATTTCACTTGTAACTTATTttgtggggggctgggggggattTGAGGGATTGTTGGAACGTGTTAACGGTATTTCCATTCAGATTTCACCATGAGAGAGAGTCCTCCTCAAAACGCGACGCCACCGGTGGCCTCCGAGGATCTGCCGCCCTGCGGTTCTTTCACTGGAAACGACGGGTATCGAGACCCCCTCTATAAGCCCCTTAAGTATGAATCCATCCGGTGTAAAGATTTGCAAATGATCGCGTGAAATTCGTCTTAGCGAGAGCTCAGAGTCGGAGATGGACACCGGGAAGGCAAGCTGTCGCTCAGAGGAGCTCCAGACCATGTCCGCCACTGATTGGACCCCGGTGGAAGGTATGGCCGAGTCACCAATCATATGCTAGTGATAGCAAATTAGCACCTAGCTTGTTAGCATGCAGCACAGGGGTGGGTGGGCAAAGAATGAGCAGTGGGTGATTGTTCTTCCCTATTTGTTGCATTAATGTAGCTTTTAAAATGAACTATTTTACATAAACGGTTGAATTTATATCCAAGTTTTCTACCGCAAATCTTCTCTCAACAGACTGCAGCGACCTCGCCGCCGACGCCGGCGATTACGAGGCCGAGTCGTGGAGTTCGACGGTGGAGCGCGACTTCTGCAAGAAGCAGGACAGGCTCGTTGTCAAGAGGCAGGACGTCATCTACGGTCAGCTCAGTTCCAAGTCCGAAAAACAGATTCACAAGTCTTGCTGGAGTCAAGTCACGTGACCTCCGGTTCAAACGCAGAGCTGATGCAGACGGAGCTTCACCACCTCCAGACGCTGCACGTCATGGCGGCGGTGTTCCGCCGAGGCCTGCGAGAAGAGGTGCAGCTGGACGGGGAAGCGCTGGACCGCCTCTTCCCCTGCCTGGACCAGCTGCTAACGCTCCACCGCGCTTTCTTCGCCGACTTGAAGGATCGGCGGCAGAGCTCGGCGCAGCCGCTGCAACCCAACAACTACCTCATCCGGCGCGTAGGAGATTTGCTGCTGCGACAGGTGAGCTGGAACTTTTGGAATTCTGCCTCCAGAGTCACTTTAAATGCAGGATCAATGGGATTTGCTAGGCTTGTTTTTTATGAGTTGACCCAGAAATTTCTTGTCAAATTTGCGTACAAAATAGGCATACATTTCGGTTGAATTTTGAGCAATTGATCAGcaaacttaaagggccactgtcatgaaatgcatgatttttagtacgttattaatgtaaaaacggcagccggtatggacccatgtgtttacTAACTCCCGacgtgaaaatcctctggagggatttgttttcgagaagaagcaggaagtgacgtacagggcagtagcgcactcaagcggactcgtttgtttctattagttttacctgcgggaaggtagctcgttgttccttcgtgttagccaaaatgccggctcgttgcattgctggatattgttcgaacactcgggagggcGGATTAACCCATCGTAAGATTCCAAGGGACCCGGTTCgccgtgaaaaattgattgcacgggtgcaaaggacgagagtgtTAAGTGTTAACGAGCGACTGTGTTGAAACGTAACCGCCGGTCGGGTGTTTTCAGTTTTCAGACGAGAGCGGTGAGAAGATGCGGCGCGTCTACGGGGAATTCTGCAGCCGGCACAGCGAAGCTGTCGGCTTTTTCAAGGAGCTCCTGCAGAGCAACAAGCGGTTTCAGAACTTTGTCAAGGTCTGTCCTCATTTGCATTTGATTAACGGCACGTGCGGCGATCAGCATCCGGTTGGGACTCGACATTTCATCACAAAGAGCACAAACAACaccattttttgtcattaattcTGTTTTGGGATTTTTGCACGAAAGCAACAAGGAGGTAACTCTCTGGTGCGACGGCGGGAGATCCCAGAATGCATCTTACTGGTCACCCAAAGGATCACCAAGTATCCCGTCCTGTTGGACAGGATCCTACAGTACACGCAAGGTCCGTCCGCCGTCGTCCTCATCTGGGTCTCACCGCTATGGCGCAAGCTGACCAACTCGAACTTTGTGCGCTGTCGCAGAGGGCACAGCGGAACACGCCGACCTGTCGGCGACGCTGGCGCGCTTGCGCGAGCTGATCGCCGGCGTGGACCTGCGGGTGAGCGAGCACGAGCAGCGGCGGCAGCTGCGCGACGTCTGGAGCCGCACGGAGAGCCGCAGCACGGCCAAGCTCAAGAACGGGCGCACGCTACGCAAGCAGGACATGATGGGCCAGACGCTCAAGCACCACGGCGCCCTCCTGTGGAAGACGGCCACTGGGAGACTCAAAGGTTTGCCCAGGAATGTcgtcaattaattttttttatacaccaTACTTAATATTGTGTATTTACTATGACTATAATATATTCATGGTGGCACCCtgaccaaacaaaaatggcaaccCTTTAATCTCACCTGCTTTCGTTTGTCTATGAACACCGGACAGACGTCCTGGCTCTCCTGCTCACCGACTCCCTGGTCTTCCTTCAAGAGAAGGACCAGAAGTTCACCTTCGCCACCGTGGTACGTTC
This DNA window, taken from Syngnathoides biaculeatus isolate LvHL_M chromosome 17, ASM1980259v1, whole genome shotgun sequence, encodes the following:
- the arhgef28a gene encoding rho guanine nucleotide exchange factor 28 isoform X4, whose translation is MEATRNNVPLHIQLPRAEGVNAERFPPEKVHMVSRREHVAEHKAVQIGHIVSGVTSDATDAPPPPPPLEGPPAAILAPDTLATDAPLYSCSLSPSHVSLEVDSEEDETETRMQPPPLDGDAGPACGRSLSTSSACEPVPNKLSESATRLRSYSYSSAKIPSRPPRLARDACSPDAPPHGGSHSRSLLQALSLSISLSLLHPAKQRASESQSHEKREFSSRHNDDDEPGAAPAGSLRHLTLSEFLKEIEEEQPDVSGVPTKADSDKYKVIRTFSFLKSKMSSTRNKTKGKGKDQDSKDRQTTAEHFFTTSCVSPTTTCMVCDKPVFGKDLLHCEACAATVHKACKESIPPCFKKLQEKNALISAKSRTASLPQNFTMRESPPQNATPPVASEDLPPCGSFTGNDGESSESEMDTGKASCRSEELQTMSATDWTPVEDCSDLAADAGDYEAESWSSTVERDFCKKQDRLVVKRQDVIYELMQTELHHLQTLHVMAAVFRRGLREEVQLDGEALDRLFPCLDQLLTLHRAFFADLKDRRQSSAQPLQPNNYLIRRVGDLLLRQFSDESGEKMRRVYGEFCSRHSEAVGFFKELLQSNKRFQNFVKQQGGNSLVRRREIPECILLVTQRITKYPVLLDRILQYTQEGTAEHADLSATLARLRELIAGVDLRVSEHEQRRQLRDVWSRTESRSTAKLKNGRTLRKQDMMGQTLKHHGALLWKTATGRLKDVLALLLTDSLVFLQEKDQKFTFATVDHKPPVVALQKLIVREVANEERGMFLISASAGGPEMYEVHAASREERDAWMRIVRRAVESCPKEEEESTSESEEEKRVAEARFQKVQKFQESLTSRDQQICSSLEEKLRMYAAAGAAPGGPRLLVRPQADDLPRAGVLLAAALGEAENLKHTLESSSRRSRDSGVHSALVGSPVTPPEQPSDSVADPESVQFTSSTHSQSDNFKIARSVQTLTQLLYSLQAAVTIQDSRYELQRFLLREARLPSRRPPSARPENCKEDPARDRERQARESGVEERERRCLLLAEELRREREELERRQEEYRKDLERLREGQRSTERERERLEKHRKILHTWRHSRQRSLPDAIIPLDGQRVGMAENSSAGNDCVFANGSPSSGGGLVTTDNDRNGSDAPSATSDSRTSVVPDASALGPDLYGRHRTAERALFDRRHTGEAWSSPASGDGKTRPPPLLNPDLGWPVSMETGSGAKVRDGTVVYF